In Geotalea uraniireducens, one genomic interval encodes:
- a CDS encoding STAS domain-containing protein, protein MNLNVEQKNDIMIIFVKEERLDAHNSNDLKTKMQELFENGNKHLLVDMNDVRFIDSSGLGALVSGFKNAISHQGSLKLTSLQPQVRSMFELTRLHRVFEIFGSTAEALENF, encoded by the coding sequence ATGAACCTGAACGTTGAGCAGAAAAACGACATCATGATCATTTTTGTCAAAGAGGAGCGACTCGATGCGCACAATTCCAACGATCTGAAAACAAAGATGCAGGAGCTTTTCGAGAATGGCAACAAGCATCTGCTGGTAGATATGAACGATGTCCGTTTCATCGACAGCTCCGGCCTCGGCGCCCTCGTTTCCGGATTCAAGAACGCCATTTCGCACCAGGGGAGCCTGAAACTAACCAGCCTGCAGCCGCAGGTCAGGTCGATGTTCGAATTGACCCGGCTGCACCGGGTGTTCGAGATATTCGGGTCAACGGCGGAAGCACTGGAAAACTTCTAG
- a CDS encoding tetratricopeptide repeat protein, protein MKRSIVAALVLAVSFLSGCATSGAGIRPHTAEPTFKPTVDIAGSRALYIYSLSRLRLLDGDLDGALTLLNGAIEADPDSAFLHTAAAEIYLKMNRLDDALKACETAIDLDPNYRQAQIIAGTILAGMKRDKDAVPHLKKAIELAPDKEDAYLHLAVSYVKLFDYEQAVDTLKALIKIRPDSALGYYYLGKTYEQMKLGREAISYYRKAIGLKPDFEQALIEMGVTQESLGLVDDAIDTYKELLAVNPFNLNVTQHLVQLYLQQQRLEDALPLLLDMKAKGVGGLETFRKIGLIYLELERYDEAIATFREILDKEPAAHQVRFYLASAYEDKEDYPRAIEEFGKIPVTAFNYLEAVGHIAFIYKDMGEGDKGVEVLKQAIASQPKQLDLYLYLAGLYESMGKYTDGVTLLLGIEPEFPKEPRLQFRLGTLYDKMGNRDESIARMKKVIELAPDDAQALNYLGYTYAEMGIKLDEALQYLKKAVQLKPGDGFILDSLGWIYYKMKRYDEAVPVLERSLKLANDDLTITEHLADAYVAIREFRKAVELYKKIVAAEPERKDIQEKMRKAKAEIPDK, encoded by the coding sequence ATGAAAAGATCAATTGTCGCTGCACTTGTCCTTGCCGTTTCTTTTCTTTCCGGGTGCGCTACAAGCGGTGCGGGAATCCGCCCTCATACCGCGGAGCCGACGTTTAAGCCGACCGTCGATATTGCCGGTTCGCGAGCGCTTTACATTTATTCGCTGTCCCGGCTCCGCCTGCTGGATGGTGATCTGGACGGCGCTTTGACGCTTCTCAATGGAGCGATTGAAGCGGACCCTGATTCGGCTTTCCTCCATACAGCGGCCGCTGAAATCTACCTGAAGATGAATCGGTTGGACGATGCCCTGAAGGCGTGTGAAACAGCCATCGATCTCGATCCGAACTATCGCCAAGCGCAGATCATTGCCGGCACCATCCTGGCCGGGATGAAACGGGACAAGGACGCCGTGCCCCACTTGAAGAAGGCGATCGAGCTCGCTCCCGACAAGGAAGACGCCTATCTGCATTTGGCAGTCTCGTATGTGAAGCTTTTCGATTACGAGCAGGCGGTTGACACCCTCAAGGCACTGATCAAGATCCGGCCCGATTCGGCTCTTGGCTATTACTACCTCGGCAAGACCTATGAACAGATGAAACTTGGCCGTGAGGCGATCAGCTATTATCGGAAGGCCATCGGTCTGAAGCCCGACTTCGAGCAGGCGCTGATCGAGATGGGGGTGACCCAGGAAAGCCTCGGCTTGGTCGACGATGCCATCGATACCTACAAGGAACTTTTGGCGGTAAATCCTTTCAACCTCAACGTAACTCAGCATCTGGTCCAGCTCTACCTGCAGCAGCAGCGTTTGGAGGATGCCCTTCCCCTGTTGCTGGATATGAAGGCCAAGGGGGTCGGCGGCCTGGAAACCTTCCGGAAAATCGGCCTGATCTATCTCGAATTGGAACGTTACGACGAGGCGATTGCGACCTTCAGGGAGATTCTCGACAAGGAGCCGGCTGCTCACCAGGTCAGATTTTATCTGGCGAGTGCCTATGAGGACAAGGAGGATTATCCCCGGGCGATTGAGGAATTCGGCAAGATTCCCGTCACCGCCTTCAACTATCTCGAGGCGGTCGGGCATATCGCCTTCATCTACAAGGATATGGGCGAAGGGGATAAAGGGGTCGAAGTCCTGAAGCAGGCGATCGCGTCCCAGCCGAAGCAGCTCGATTTGTACCTTTATCTGGCCGGGCTTTATGAATCGATGGGCAAGTACACGGATGGCGTGACGCTGTTGCTGGGGATCGAGCCCGAATTCCCCAAGGAGCCCCGCCTCCAGTTCCGCCTCGGAACGCTCTACGATAAAATGGGCAACCGGGACGAGTCGATAGCCCGAATGAAAAAGGTTATCGAACTGGCTCCCGACGATGCACAGGCCCTCAATTATCTCGGCTATACCTATGCGGAAATGGGGATCAAGCTCGACGAGGCGCTTCAGTACCTGAAAAAAGCGGTGCAGCTCAAGCCTGGCGACGGCTTCATTCTCGACAGCCTCGGCTGGATTTACTACAAAATGAAACGCTACGACGAAGCGGTCCCGGTGCTGGAGCGTTCGTTGAAGCTTGCCAACGATGACCTGACCATTACCGAACATCTGGCCGACGCCTATGTCGCCATCCGGGAATTCAGGAAAGCGGTGGAACTGTACAAAAAAATCGTGGCGGCGGAGCCTGAGCGCAAAGATATTCAGGAGAAAATGCGGAAGGCAAAGGCGGAGATCCCTGACAAATGA
- a CDS encoding sodium:solute symporter family transporter, whose translation MILSIELVVGVSLLYIVLLFTVAYYADKKREEGKSIIANPLVYALSIAVYHTSWTFYGSVGKAATTGIDFLLVYLGPTLVAFSWWFLLRKIVRISKENNVTSIADFISSRYGKSQWLGAIITVIAILGIMPYIALQLKAVSTTFDILCGYPYVQVPLLHKNYPLSLHTNFFAAIILSTFSIIFGARTLVSSERHEGLVAAIAIESVVKLVAFLAVGMFVTYGLFDGFGDIFSRIDSQGKHLEHLTTLGVTGATSYPQWFTTFYLSMGAILLLPRQFHIMVIENSAEEHIKKAMWLFPAYMFLINLFVMPIALGGILQTGDILGADFFVLTLPLKAGHSWLALLTFLGGFSASAGMVMVESVAISTMFLNHLLMPIVVKLPSRPWFPAMLINLKRLCIFVVIFLGYIYQTLVGETFMLVNMGLISFAAAAQFGPALLGGLYWRRGNKTGAIAGIVLGFILWFYTLLLPSIIMSGKLPTDLMDKGLFGLEFLKPTALFYLTGFDIWTHSLFWSMLFNVGAYLAFSILFPQGDREREQVRKFVDVFTTKKNGVPWETKRMSKPVTIVQFVNLMSKFIGERQAHDAIAEYLGNREINEQGGVSEFELPKLKRFTEKTLAGAVGAAAAGAIVESYLSDLGSRMEPVYDIFSTVQASLAESREALYVRLRASELMNRTLDLQIIMDDLLNLLLQEFNLDLAVVRLIDENGVLRIRSYSGKGIAGITGKNWEPESETYIGEAFMANRVQFINDTQYITKPYTRELMQQEGIKSFAHIPIARKGEPPFGMLSVFSKTIVGLFNEPFLNLLESLAGQLAQAVKIVREMEEKGREREEKERALLENARVVKEMEIAKQIQLSLLPSAPPVLPGITLAGRCKPATHVGGDYYDFFRHGGSCIDMVIADVSGHSVGAALIMAETRSVLRAQARSDKSTADILANLNELLLDDLNNAELFISMFYIRYDGMSQSISYANAGHNPPLIFRRGHPACIELDAEGLILGIKREVQFEEKLIALEKGDLVLLYTDGITEAQAPDGEFFGTGRLCDLLDTASSLSVDEIVETILNAIEAFTGTATLNDDVSMVVFKVHDDGTGLMKVQAKQTTLV comes from the coding sequence TTGATTCTCAGCATTGAACTGGTGGTAGGGGTATCACTTCTCTACATCGTTCTGCTCTTCACGGTGGCCTATTATGCTGACAAGAAACGGGAGGAGGGGAAAAGTATCATCGCCAACCCTCTCGTTTATGCGCTCTCTATCGCTGTTTACCACACCTCCTGGACCTTTTACGGCAGCGTCGGCAAGGCAGCGACAACCGGTATCGATTTCCTGCTCGTCTATCTCGGCCCCACCCTGGTCGCCTTTTCCTGGTGGTTTCTCCTGCGCAAGATCGTCAGGATCAGCAAAGAGAACAACGTCACCTCGATCGCCGACTTCATCAGTTCCCGCTACGGCAAATCACAATGGCTCGGCGCCATCATCACGGTCATCGCCATCCTCGGGATCATGCCCTATATCGCCTTGCAGCTCAAGGCGGTTTCGACGACTTTCGATATCCTTTGCGGCTATCCCTACGTCCAGGTGCCGCTGCTGCACAAGAACTACCCGCTCTCGCTCCACACGAATTTTTTCGCCGCCATCATTCTCAGCACCTTCAGCATCATCTTCGGCGCCCGCACCCTTGTCTCTTCCGAACGCCACGAAGGGCTGGTCGCCGCCATCGCCATCGAATCGGTCGTCAAGCTGGTGGCTTTCCTGGCGGTCGGCATGTTCGTCACCTATGGTCTGTTCGATGGCTTCGGCGACATTTTTTCCCGGATCGACTCCCAAGGGAAGCATCTGGAGCATCTGACCACCCTCGGGGTAACGGGGGCGACCTCCTACCCCCAGTGGTTCACCACGTTCTACCTCTCGATGGGTGCAATCCTGCTATTGCCGAGACAGTTCCACATCATGGTGATCGAAAACTCCGCCGAAGAGCATATCAAAAAAGCCATGTGGCTGTTCCCGGCCTACATGTTCCTGATCAACCTCTTCGTCATGCCGATCGCTCTCGGCGGAATCCTCCAGACCGGCGACATTCTCGGTGCCGACTTCTTTGTCCTCACCCTCCCCCTCAAGGCCGGCCACTCCTGGCTGGCACTCCTGACGTTCCTCGGTGGGTTTTCCGCCTCAGCAGGGATGGTAATGGTCGAATCGGTGGCCATTTCCACCATGTTTCTCAATCACCTGTTGATGCCTATCGTCGTCAAGCTCCCTTCCCGCCCCTGGTTTCCGGCCATGCTGATCAACCTGAAGCGGCTCTGCATCTTCGTGGTAATCTTTCTCGGCTACATCTATCAGACTCTGGTCGGCGAAACCTTCATGCTGGTCAACATGGGGCTGATCTCTTTCGCCGCGGCCGCCCAGTTCGGTCCCGCCCTGCTCGGTGGACTCTACTGGCGCCGGGGGAACAAAACCGGAGCCATTGCCGGCATCGTCCTCGGCTTCATTCTCTGGTTCTACACCCTGCTCCTCCCCTCAATCATCATGTCCGGCAAGCTGCCGACCGATCTCATGGACAAGGGGCTGTTCGGCCTGGAATTCCTCAAGCCGACCGCCCTGTTCTACCTCACCGGCTTTGACATCTGGACCCACTCGCTATTCTGGAGCATGCTGTTCAACGTGGGGGCCTACCTGGCATTTTCCATCCTCTTCCCCCAGGGCGACCGGGAGCGTGAACAGGTACGGAAGTTCGTCGACGTGTTCACAACCAAGAAGAACGGTGTCCCGTGGGAAACCAAGCGAATGTCTAAACCGGTAACGATCGTCCAGTTCGTTAACCTGATGTCGAAATTCATCGGTGAACGGCAGGCGCACGACGCCATCGCCGAATACCTGGGCAACCGGGAGATCAACGAACAGGGAGGGGTATCCGAGTTCGAACTCCCCAAGCTCAAGCGCTTTACGGAGAAGACTCTCGCCGGAGCTGTCGGCGCCGCCGCCGCCGGCGCCATCGTCGAAAGCTACCTTTCCGATCTCGGCTCCCGGATGGAGCCGGTCTACGATATCTTCAGCACCGTCCAGGCATCACTGGCGGAAAGCCGCGAAGCCCTCTACGTCCGGCTCCGGGCATCCGAACTGATGAACCGCACCCTCGACCTCCAGATCATCATGGACGACCTGCTCAACCTGCTGCTTCAGGAATTCAACCTGGACCTGGCAGTAGTTCGACTCATTGACGAGAATGGCGTGTTGCGGATCAGAAGTTACAGCGGCAAGGGAATAGCTGGAATTACCGGCAAGAACTGGGAACCGGAAAGCGAAACCTATATCGGCGAAGCATTCATGGCCAACCGGGTGCAGTTCATAAACGACACCCAATACATCACCAAGCCGTATACCCGGGAACTGATGCAGCAGGAGGGGATCAAATCGTTCGCCCATATCCCCATCGCCCGCAAGGGCGAACCCCCCTTCGGCATGCTGTCGGTCTTTTCCAAAACAATCGTCGGTCTGTTCAACGAGCCGTTTCTCAATCTGCTCGAAAGCCTGGCCGGCCAATTGGCCCAGGCCGTCAAAATAGTTAGGGAAATGGAGGAAAAGGGGCGGGAGCGCGAAGAAAAGGAACGGGCGCTGTTGGAAAATGCCCGGGTGGTAAAGGAGATGGAGATTGCCAAGCAGATCCAGCTGTCACTGCTCCCCTCGGCGCCGCCGGTTCTCCCCGGAATAACCCTTGCCGGGCGCTGTAAGCCGGCTACCCATGTCGGGGGCGACTATTACGACTTCTTTCGTCATGGCGGCAGCTGCATCGACATGGTAATTGCCGACGTATCCGGGCACAGTGTCGGCGCAGCACTGATCATGGCCGAAACCCGGAGTGTCCTGCGGGCTCAGGCCCGTTCAGACAAGAGTACGGCCGACATCCTCGCCAATCTCAACGAACTCCTGCTCGACGACCTGAATAACGCCGAGCTGTTCATCTCCATGTTCTACATCAGATACGACGGGATGAGCCAGTCGATCTCATACGCCAACGCTGGTCACAATCCGCCACTTATTTTCCGGCGGGGGCATCCCGCCTGCATCGAACTCGACGCCGAGGGGCTGATCCTCGGTATCAAGCGCGAAGTACAATTCGAAGAGAAATTGATTGCCCTGGAAAAAGGCGATCTGGTCCTTCTTTACACTGACGGCATCACCGAAGCGCAAGCGCCCGATGGCGAATTCTTCGGCACCGGCAGACTGTGCGACCTTCTCGATACTGCCAGTTCACTATCGGTCGACGAAATCGTTGAAACCATCTTGAATGCCATTGAAGCATTCACCGGTACCGCCACCCTGAACGACGACGTTTCAATGGTCGTTTTCAAGGTCCATGACGACGGAACAGGACTCATGAAAGTACAAGCGAAGCAGACCACTTTAGTGTAA
- a CDS encoding ATP-binding protein, protein MDKNEIEVDIKVPNQTRYLSLIGRIGEDLAKELDRYDGDRETLAYHINLVLTEAMVNAIKHANAGDPDKMVHVYINLSEHELVIRVYDDGQGFDISTIPPPDFDKLEDRGRGIFIIKSLMDSVRYDKINGGNVLEMCKTFRCPS, encoded by the coding sequence ATGGACAAGAATGAAATCGAGGTAGATATCAAGGTTCCCAATCAGACCCGCTACCTGAGCCTCATCGGCAGGATCGGCGAAGATCTCGCCAAAGAACTCGACCGCTATGACGGCGACCGGGAAACGCTGGCCTACCACATCAACCTGGTGCTTACGGAAGCGATGGTCAACGCCATCAAACATGCGAATGCCGGAGACCCGGACAAGATGGTCCACGTCTACATCAATCTCTCGGAACATGAGTTGGTGATCAGAGTCTACGACGATGGGCAGGGGTTCGACATCAGCACCATCCCTCCTCCCGACTTCGACAAGCTCGAAGATCGCGGGCGGGGGATATTCATCATCAAGTCGTTGATGGATAGCGTCAGATACGACAAGATCAATGGCGGCAACGTTCTGGAAATGTGCAAAACCTTCCGCTGTCCCTCGTAA
- a CDS encoding AAA family ATPase → MEQRVIRALLKPAAYPETTGSVELVQTHISYIFLTDTHAYKVKKPVDFGFLNFTTLDRRRFYCDEEIRLNRRLAPDMYLDVVEIRETNDGAAFFGSGRVIDYAVKMKRLPAGRMLDQLLDQGGVSAQDVRNIAGTVARFHQHAERSAEINAGGTLAAIRFNWEENFQQTEEFQDITLRRQDFRCIRDWVIGFTELHAPLFEQRIADGFIRDGDGDLHTENICLGETGEIWIFDCIEFNPRFRYGDTAADIAFLLMDFDYHGRPKLGTVFLDTYIAATGDTSITQLLDFYKIYRSFIRGKVESLRFKDGQLDEEARQRAQLNAMHHFRLCRGYIARRQLPLSLILTCGLTGTGKSSVARRLAFELGLEIISSDVLRKKLVGIAPSTPCPAGYNEGIYGREITGRTYDELLLTAEEALTAGQSVIVDATMWQRAVRHRFSDLAYRHGTALRILHIQCPEELVRKRLEARIADPDEPSDGRWEIYLRQREDFEPPTADEGDIIAIDTSATADENIDAVLTAMGIASCGRD, encoded by the coding sequence ATGGAACAGCGAGTCATACGGGCACTTCTCAAACCGGCCGCATATCCGGAAACTACCGGTTCCGTGGAGCTCGTCCAAACCCACATTTCCTACATTTTTCTCACCGACACCCACGCATACAAGGTGAAAAAACCGGTCGACTTCGGTTTCCTGAACTTCACAACCCTGGACCGTCGGCGCTTCTATTGTGACGAAGAGATCCGACTCAACCGCCGACTCGCCCCCGACATGTATCTGGATGTGGTGGAAATCCGCGAAACCAATGACGGTGCAGCATTTTTCGGTAGCGGCAGGGTAATCGATTACGCGGTAAAAATGAAACGACTTCCCGCCGGCCGCATGCTCGACCAGCTCCTCGATCAGGGTGGAGTTTCGGCACAGGACGTCCGAAACATTGCCGGGACGGTCGCCAGATTCCATCAGCACGCCGAACGAAGCGCCGAAATCAATGCCGGCGGCACGCTTGCCGCCATTCGGTTCAACTGGGAGGAAAATTTTCAGCAGACCGAGGAGTTCCAGGATATCACGTTGCGGCGACAGGACTTCCGTTGCATCCGTGACTGGGTTATCGGTTTTACCGAACTGCATGCCCCCCTCTTCGAGCAGCGGATCGCTGACGGCTTCATCCGCGACGGCGATGGCGATCTGCACACCGAAAATATCTGTCTCGGGGAAACCGGAGAGATCTGGATTTTCGACTGCATCGAATTCAATCCCCGCTTTCGCTACGGCGACACGGCAGCCGACATCGCCTTCCTGCTGATGGACTTCGACTACCACGGCCGTCCGAAACTAGGCACGGTTTTCCTCGACACCTACATTGCCGCAACCGGCGATACCTCTATCACCCAGCTCCTCGATTTCTACAAAATTTACCGGTCCTTCATTCGCGGCAAGGTGGAAAGCCTGCGGTTTAAAGACGGTCAACTCGACGAAGAGGCGCGGCAGCGAGCCCAGTTGAACGCCATGCACCATTTTCGCCTCTGTCGGGGCTATATTGCCAGACGGCAGTTGCCGCTTTCATTGATCCTGACCTGCGGGCTGACCGGGACCGGCAAGAGCAGCGTAGCCCGCAGGCTGGCTTTCGAGTTGGGACTGGAAATAATCAGCTCCGATGTGTTAAGAAAGAAACTGGTCGGCATCGCACCTTCCACCCCATGCCCGGCCGGTTACAATGAGGGAATCTACGGCCGGGAAATCACCGGTCGGACCTACGACGAACTGTTGCTGACCGCCGAAGAAGCACTGACCGCCGGGCAGAGCGTTATCGTCGACGCAACAATGTGGCAGCGAGCCGTCCGCCACCGCTTCAGCGATCTGGCATACCGCCATGGGACGGCGCTCCGCATTCTCCATATCCAGTGCCCGGAGGAACTGGTCAGGAAACGACTCGAAGCCAGGATAGCCGACCCCGACGAACCATCGGACGGAAGGTGGGAGATCTATCTTCGCCAGCGCGAAGATTTCGAACCGCCCACGGCAGATGAGGGGGATATCATCGCAATCGACACGTCAGCTACGGCGGATGAAAACATTGACGCGGTCCTGACCGCCATGGGGATAGCATCGTGTGGCAGAGATTGA
- a CDS encoding peptide-binding protein, whose translation MTMRLVGCLLVLLLVVSCKGGNRAVEAVHRGPGVPAYGDALIVGSIGEPSTLLPLLASDTASLDVAGNIYNGLVKYDKNLQLVGDLAKSWDVSPDGLAITFHLRQGVKWHDGVEFTSHDVLYTYRVTIDPKTPTAYAEDFKQVKTATAPDRYTFRVTYAKPFAPALASWGMNILPAHLLEGKDITKSELARHPIGTGPYRFKEWVAGQKIVLESFHDCFEGRPYIDRYIYRIIPDSSTMYMELKAGGIDMMDLTPVQYARQTDTAEFVRRFNKYRYPASAYTYLGYNLRNPLFADKRVRQALTSAISKDEIVHGVLLGLGQVAKGPYKPGTWAYDPAIRDFDYNPARAKALLAEAGWQTGGDGTLRKNGQPFQFTILTNQGNEQRLKAAQIIQRRLAKIGIEVKIRVLEWASLLTNFIDKRNFDALLMGWTIPPDPDLFDVWDSSKTGPKELNFIGYKNSEVDRLIEAGRRTFDIEKRKRCYYRIQEIFADEQPYTFLYVPDALPVVNARFRGIVPAPAGIGYNFIKWYVPKEEQVN comes from the coding sequence ATGACAATGCGGCTGGTCGGCTGTCTTCTGGTCTTGCTGCTGGTCGTCTCCTGCAAGGGCGGGAATAGGGCTGTCGAGGCCGTCCACCGAGGACCGGGAGTGCCGGCATACGGCGACGCCCTGATTGTCGGCAGTATCGGCGAGCCATCCACCCTGCTGCCGCTGCTTGCTTCCGATACCGCCTCGCTCGACGTGGCGGGCAATATCTACAATGGCTTGGTCAAGTACGACAAGAATCTTCAACTGGTCGGGGATCTGGCAAAATCGTGGGACGTCTCGCCCGACGGACTGGCCATCACCTTCCATCTCCGCCAAGGGGTCAAATGGCACGACGGCGTCGAGTTCACCTCGCACGATGTGCTCTATACCTACCGGGTGACCATCGATCCGAAAACTCCTACCGCTTACGCCGAAGACTTCAAGCAGGTAAAAACCGCCACGGCTCCCGATCGCTATACGTTCCGCGTCACGTATGCCAAGCCGTTCGCCCCGGCCCTCGCCTCGTGGGGGATGAATATCCTGCCGGCCCACCTTTTGGAAGGTAAGGATATCACCAAGAGCGAACTGGCCCGCCATCCGATCGGTACCGGTCCTTATCGCTTCAAGGAATGGGTTGCCGGTCAGAAGATCGTCCTGGAATCGTTCCATGACTGCTTTGAAGGCCGGCCGTACATCGACCGCTATATCTACCGGATCATTCCCGACAGCTCGACCATGTACATGGAGCTCAAAGCGGGGGGGATCGACATGATGGATCTGACGCCGGTGCAGTACGCCCGGCAGACCGATACGGCGGAGTTTGTCCGTCGCTTCAATAAATACCGTTATCCGGCTTCCGCCTATACCTATCTCGGCTATAACCTGAGAAATCCCTTGTTTGCCGACAAGCGGGTCCGCCAGGCGCTGACCAGTGCCATCAGCAAGGACGAAATCGTCCACGGCGTGTTGCTCGGGCTCGGCCAAGTGGCGAAAGGACCCTATAAGCCGGGGACCTGGGCCTACGACCCCGCGATCAGGGACTTCGACTACAATCCCGCCCGGGCCAAGGCACTGTTGGCCGAAGCCGGCTGGCAGACGGGGGGGGACGGCACTCTCCGCAAAAACGGCCAGCCGTTCCAGTTCACCATCCTGACCAACCAAGGGAACGAGCAGCGGCTGAAGGCTGCGCAGATTATCCAGCGCCGGCTGGCCAAGATCGGCATCGAGGTAAAGATCCGGGTGCTGGAATGGGCATCGCTGTTGACCAATTTCATCGACAAGCGGAATTTCGACGCCCTGCTGATGGGCTGGACCATTCCACCAGACCCCGACCTGTTCGACGTCTGGGATTCGAGCAAAACCGGCCCGAAGGAGCTGAATTTCATCGGTTACAAAAACAGTGAGGTCGACCGGCTGATCGAAGCGGGCCGTCGCACCTTCGACATCGAGAAGCGCAAGCGCTGCTACTACCGCATCCAGGAAATCTTTGCCGACGAGCAGCCCTATACCTTTCTCTACGTTCCCGACGCCTTGCCGGTGGTCAACGCCCGGTTCCGCGGCATCGTTCCGGCCCCGGCCGGCATCGGCTACAATTTTATCAAATGGTATGTCCCCAAGGAGGAGCAGGTCAACTAA